The following nucleotide sequence is from Calditrichota bacterium.
TTTGCGCGATGGTTTTACCAGCAAGGACGACGTTTTGCCAAAACGGTCTTTGCAAGAGCCATTGCCTTCCGGCCCTGGCAAAGGCGAAGTTGTGGACCTTGATACTTTGAAAAGTGAATACTATCGCCTGATGGGCTGGGACGAAAATGGCGTTCCCAAAGAGGAAACTTTGAAAAAATTAGGTATAACTGAAATGTTTTAACTGAAAGAAAGAGGTGAAAAATGAAGCAAAGAAGTTCGTTGATTCAGGGAGTTTTGTTCTGGGGGTCGCTCTGGGGAATCTGGGAAATTGTTGGCGACAAAATTTTTGCAAATAATCCGACAATCCCGCGCTCCGTAGCGCTGGTGGGCATCGCTGTCTTGATTTTAGCTGTGTCGCGCATGGTGCATAACATTAGCGGCTTTTCTGTAGCGATGTCGTTGCTCGCTGCCTTGTTCAAATTTCTCAACGCGCCTTTTTGGGGCTGCCAATTTTTTGCTGTTATCTTGTTGGGAGTCACTTTTGAAATTTTCTGGGCGTTGCTCGTCAAAAATGAAAATCCGAAGAGATTATCTTTTGTCCTTGCTGGTGTCGGAGCGACCGGATTGCACTTTTTGCTTTTCATCCCTATTGCACTTGTAACCACAAAATCTGCAGTCTGGGTGGCTAATGGCGGCGAGAGAATATTTCAATTTTTAGGCGAAGGATTGCTGACGATGTTGGATGTTTTCATCGTTCTTTTTCTCGTCCATAAATCGCTTGCCAAATTGCCCGAACTCCGGGAACGAGTTGTTTCCTGGCGTCTGAACTGGATTTTTTCTGCAAGCATGGTCATTGTCGCAATTTTGACGGCGTTCAACAGATAGGTAGGAGAAAATTTATGAATATTTTCGGAGAAAAAAGAACGCGTCGGGAATTGGATGCGCGCGCTGGATTTGCGGAAAATTTGTTTGGCATTCGCCGATTTCAATTGCGCGAAGGACGGAGCCAGGGCGTGGAAATCGCAGAGGTGCGCACCGGCTCAGGTTTGAATTATCAAGTCAATCTTTCCCGCGCATTGGACATCGGACTGGCAGAATTTTGCGGCACGCCGCTCAGCTGGCATTCGGTCAATGGACCTGTCCATCCGGCTTATTTTGACGATGACGACGCGGAGTGGTTGCGCACTGCCGCTGGCGGACTCTTGATAACCTGCGGCTTAACGCAAGTCGGTGCGCCAAATACAGACCAGGGTGAAAAACTGGGCGCCCACGGAAGAATTCATCATTTGCCGGCGCAATTAATTTCCGCCGAGGGAAATTGGAAGGGAGACGACTATTTTATTCGCATTCGCGGCGAAGTAATGGAAACGAAAATGTTCACGGAAACCATTCGTCTCACCAGAGAGATAACCAGCAAAGCGGGCGAAAGCAAAATTAAAATTCACGACACAGTGGAAAATATCGGATTTTCTTCAGTGCCGCACATGATTTTGTATCATTTTAATTTTGGCTTTCCGCTCATGGACAAAGATACCCGGAT
It contains:
- a CDS encoding aldose 1-epimerase family protein, with the translated sequence MNIFGEKRTRRELDARAGFAENLFGIRRFQLREGRSQGVEIAEVRTGSGLNYQVNLSRALDIGLAEFCGTPLSWHSVNGPVHPAYFDDDDAEWLRTAAGGLLITCGLTQVGAPNTDQGEKLGAHGRIHHLPAQLISAEGNWKGDDYFIRIRGEVMETKMFTETIRLTREITSKAGESKIKIHDTVENIGFSSVPHMILYHFNFGFPLMDKDTRIIFPSKTITPREPDLPVEGYDRWQEPEVGYAERVYYHSDLETDADSRTEVKIVNPNFPVNIGSGKFPLAVTLRWDVRQLHRLVQWKMPGAGLYALGIEPANCHVAGRAAERKAGTLQFLEPGEKREYLLEVEIEEVRSS